In Anseongella ginsenosidimutans, one genomic interval encodes:
- a CDS encoding STAS domain-containing protein, translated as MKYSVDKNEKYILLTLEEDRLNSLMSPALKSELVIFNAEGFRNIILDLSHVDHIDSSGLSCLLTANRICQNSGGSFVLTGLKPTVEQLIGITQLDKSLKIVPTKEEAIDFVYMEELEREINKKD; from the coding sequence ATGAAGTATTCGGTTGACAAGAACGAAAAATATATTCTGCTTACGCTTGAAGAGGATAGGCTGAATTCTCTGATGTCGCCGGCCCTGAAGTCGGAGCTGGTTATTTTTAATGCGGAGGGTTTCCGCAATATCATCCTGGATCTTTCCCACGTAGATCATATAGATTCTTCCGGCTTGAGCTGCCTGCTGACCGCGAATCGCATTTGCCAGAATTCCGGCGGATCCTTTGTGCTTACGGGCCTTAAACCAACGGTTGAACAATTAATAGGGATCACACAGCTTGACAAGTCCCTGAAAATTGTTCCCACAAAAGAGGAGGCCATAGATTTTGTATATATGGAAGAACTTGAAAGAGAGATAAATAAAAAGGACTAA
- a CDS encoding response regulator transcription factor produces the protein MKIKITIVDDQLLFRKGMKELLKSYEELEIIGEAGNGRQFIDSLNNAGVLPHLVLLDLNMPVLDGMETTKILRAEFPDIRIIVLSVHKEESYMAHLVELGAHGYLLKDAEPEEVRKAINSVYENGFYINEGLLRAIQNTLKNREKGFESIHPSTFTARELEVLELICREFTTAEIAEKLFISIKTVNGHRDNLLRKAQVRNMAGLVVYALKYNIVTIY, from the coding sequence ATGAAGATTAAAATAACAATTGTCGATGATCAGCTGCTTTTCCGGAAAGGAATGAAGGAGCTACTCAAAAGTTATGAAGAACTGGAAATAATCGGGGAAGCCGGAAACGGGCGTCAGTTCATTGATTCTCTTAATAATGCCGGAGTACTGCCCCATCTGGTACTCCTTGACCTGAATATGCCGGTGCTGGACGGAATGGAAACCACTAAAATATTGCGGGCTGAATTTCCGGATATACGCATTATTGTGCTTTCTGTCCACAAGGAAGAAAGTTATATGGCGCATCTTGTCGAACTGGGCGCCCACGGTTACCTTTTAAAGGACGCCGAGCCGGAAGAAGTCCGTAAGGCGATCAATAGTGTGTATGAAAATGGCTTTTATATAAATGAAGGTTTGCTCAGGGCCATCCAGAATACCTTGAAAAACCGCGAAAAGGGTTTTGAAAGTATTCATCCCAGCACATTTACCGCACGTGAACTGGAAGTGCTGGAATTGATCTGCAGGGAATTCACAACGGCCGAAATAGCAGAAAAACTGTTCATCAGCATAAAAACCGTTAACGGTCATCGGGATAACTTACTCCGGAAAGCACAGGTCCGGAATATGGCCGGATTGGTAGTTTATGCATTGAAGTATAATATTGTGACCATTTATTGA
- a CDS encoding glutamine synthetase III has product MSTLRFKALESVLGRTPVKITPPSDRISDYFGTNVFNESTMKEFLSKEAFQSVKNAIEQGTPVEREMADQIASGMKAWAMSKGATHYTHWFQPLTGLTAEKHDTFFEASPDGTGLEKFSGESLAQQEPDASSFPSGGLRVTFEARGYTAWDPSSPAFIIESQSGGSATLCIPTVFISYTGEALDYKAPLLKAISRLDQAAVDVCHYFDKSVSKVNASLGIEQEYFLVDLSLYNARPDLYLTNRTLFGHMSAKNQQLEDHYFGTIPRRVQAFMSELETEALKLGIPLKTRHNEVAPAQFECAPLYEEINLAIDHNQLLMDLMDKIALRHHFKVLLHEKPFAGVNGSGKHNNWSLITNNGKNLLSPGKTPKNNLMFLTFFVNTIKAVHKHADLMRAGIASAGNDHRLGANEAPPAIISIFIGSQLTEALEEIESHRVAKKDRNTDTVKLNIPKIPQILFDNTDRNRTSPFAFTGNKFEFRAVGSYANCAAPMTILSAIVAEQLELFKKDVDSLIKKKEKKDVAILKVIRQYIKESKNILFEGNNYSEEWHKEAEKRGLPNLRTTPISLDAYVTPKAQKLFTDQDIFTERELHARYEILLEAFIKKIQIEGRVLGDLAQNHIIPTALTYQTSLVNNVRGLKEIGLDKKTYESQLDIIQKISEHVNLVKKNVDAMTEERKKANKLTDTRKMAAAYDEKVKPYFDTIRYNIEKLERMVDDSVWPMPKYRELLFIR; this is encoded by the coding sequence ATGTCCACTTTACGCTTTAAAGCTTTAGAAAGTGTTCTTGGCAGAACACCGGTAAAGATCACTCCGCCTTCCGACAGAATCTCGGATTATTTCGGCACGAATGTGTTCAATGAAAGCACAATGAAAGAATTTCTTTCCAAAGAAGCTTTTCAAAGTGTAAAAAATGCAATTGAGCAGGGAACCCCGGTTGAACGGGAAATGGCTGACCAGATTGCTTCAGGCATGAAAGCTTGGGCAATGAGCAAGGGCGCCACCCATTATACCCATTGGTTCCAGCCGCTCACCGGCCTTACGGCGGAAAAACACGACACCTTTTTTGAAGCCTCCCCTGACGGTACGGGCCTTGAAAAGTTCAGCGGCGAGTCATTGGCCCAGCAGGAACCGGATGCGTCCAGTTTTCCGAGCGGCGGCCTGAGGGTCACCTTTGAAGCCCGCGGATATACAGCCTGGGATCCTTCCTCTCCGGCATTTATTATTGAAAGCCAGTCCGGAGGAAGCGCCACGCTTTGTATTCCTACTGTTTTCATTTCCTATACCGGAGAAGCCCTTGATTATAAGGCGCCCTTACTGAAAGCCATTAGCCGGCTGGACCAGGCCGCGGTGGACGTTTGCCATTATTTCGACAAATCGGTAAGCAAGGTAAATGCAAGCCTGGGTATTGAGCAGGAATATTTCCTGGTAGATCTTTCGCTCTATAATGCCCGGCCAGACCTGTACCTCACCAACCGGACCCTCTTTGGTCATATGTCGGCGAAGAACCAGCAGCTGGAAGACCATTATTTTGGCACCATCCCCCGCCGCGTGCAGGCATTTATGAGCGAACTGGAAACTGAAGCGCTGAAGCTGGGAATTCCCCTGAAGACCCGTCATAACGAGGTAGCTCCTGCGCAGTTCGAATGCGCTCCCCTCTACGAAGAGATCAACCTGGCCATTGACCATAACCAGTTGTTGATGGACCTCATGGACAAGATTGCGCTAAGGCATCATTTCAAGGTATTGCTCCATGAAAAGCCCTTTGCCGGCGTTAACGGATCGGGTAAGCACAATAACTGGTCGCTGATCACCAACAACGGCAAAAATCTGCTTTCCCCCGGTAAGACTCCGAAAAACAACCTGATGTTCCTTACGTTTTTCGTCAATACCATTAAAGCGGTCCACAAACATGCTGATCTCATGCGGGCTGGAATTGCTTCTGCGGGCAACGATCACCGCCTGGGCGCCAATGAAGCTCCACCGGCGATCATTTCTATCTTTATCGGCTCCCAGCTGACCGAAGCGCTTGAGGAGATAGAAAGCCACCGGGTAGCTAAGAAAGACAGGAATACTGATACTGTTAAACTGAATATCCCCAAGATCCCGCAAATATTATTTGACAATACGGACCGCAACCGGACTTCACCTTTTGCCTTTACCGGTAATAAGTTTGAGTTTCGCGCGGTAGGTTCCTATGCCAATTGCGCGGCGCCTATGACAATCCTTTCCGCTATTGTGGCGGAGCAACTGGAACTCTTTAAAAAAGACGTTGACAGCCTTATCAAAAAGAAGGAAAAGAAGGACGTTGCCATCCTGAAAGTAATACGCCAATACATTAAGGAATCCAAGAACATTCTTTTTGAAGGCAACAATTACAGTGAAGAATGGCATAAGGAAGCGGAGAAGCGCGGCCTGCCTAACCTTCGCACCACTCCTATTTCCCTGGACGCTTACGTAACGCCGAAGGCGCAGAAATTATTCACGGATCAGGATATTTTCACAGAAAGGGAACTGCATGCAAGATATGAGATCCTGCTGGAAGCCTTTATCAAGAAGATCCAGATCGAAGGACGGGTGCTTGGCGACCTGGCGCAGAACCATATTATCCCAACTGCCCTTACTTACCAGACCAGCCTCGTTAATAATGTCAGAGGCCTGAAAGAAATAGGCCTGGATAAAAAGACCTACGAAAGTCAGCTTGACATTATTCAAAAAATATCGGAGCATGTGAACCTGGTGAAGAAGAACGTGGACGCCATGACCGAGGAACGTAAAAAGGCAAACAAACTGACCGATACGCGGAAGATGGCCGCTGCATACGATGAAAAGGTAAAGCCTTACTTCGATACTATCCGGTATAATATCGAAAAGCTCGAACGAATGGTGGACGATTCCGTATGGCCCATGCCGAAATACAGGGAACTGTTATTCATCCGTTAG
- a CDS encoding ribonuclease Z: MKFQLTILGSSSATPVRNRFPSSQLLNINEKLFLIDCGEATQIQLLRYGLKASRIDHIFISHMHGDHYFGLPGLLSTLHLNGRVKPLYLYGPPELMEIISLTLTHSQTRLRYPLEFYPVDPSEPGQIFENAEITVETIIMNHRIPCTGFLFREKARLPNIAREKIQEYEIPTQAIADIKQGADFTLPNGILIPNRELTIPPRPSRAFAYCADTLVKPDIVSQIKTVDLLYHEATFMNEMLDRANETFHSTAAQAAAIALEAKVKKLVIGHFSARYRELSPLLTEARAVFPATELAKEGTVFQVGEPASS; the protein is encoded by the coding sequence GTGAAATTTCAGTTAACGATACTGGGAAGCAGTTCCGCCACACCGGTCAGGAACCGTTTTCCCAGCTCACAGCTACTGAATATTAATGAAAAATTATTTCTGATCGATTGCGGCGAAGCTACCCAGATCCAGTTGCTTCGATACGGGCTGAAGGCCTCCCGCATTGACCATATTTTTATCAGCCATATGCACGGGGACCATTATTTCGGGTTGCCCGGGCTGCTTTCTACCCTGCATTTGAACGGCCGCGTAAAACCCCTGTATTTATACGGTCCGCCCGAACTGATGGAAATCATCAGTCTTACGCTGACCCATTCGCAGACCCGGTTAAGATATCCTCTGGAGTTTTACCCGGTGGATCCTTCCGAGCCCGGGCAGATCTTTGAAAATGCGGAGATCACCGTAGAGACCATTATCATGAATCACCGCATTCCCTGCACCGGGTTTTTGTTCCGGGAGAAAGCGCGCCTGCCAAATATCGCCCGGGAGAAGATACAGGAGTATGAGATCCCTACCCAAGCCATTGCGGATATAAAACAAGGGGCTGATTTCACGCTTCCCAACGGAATCCTGATTCCGAACAGGGAGTTAACCATCCCGCCGCGCCCTTCCCGCGCCTTTGCTTATTGTGCCGACACGCTGGTAAAACCTGATATTGTTTCGCAAATAAAAACGGTTGACTTGCTTTATCATGAAGCTACGTTCATGAACGAAATGCTTGACAGGGCAAATGAAACTTTTCATTCCACCGCTGCCCAGGCAGCCGCAATCGCGCTGGAGGCGAAGGTAAAAAAGTTGGTCATCGGACATTTTTCCGCACGCTACCGCGAGCTTTCTCCCCTGTTAACGGAGGCCCGTGCTGTTTTTCCCGCTACGGAACTGGCAAAAGAAGGAACTGTTTTCCAGGTGGGAGAACCGGCTTCCTCCTGA
- a CDS encoding LytR/AlgR family response regulator transcription factor encodes MKAIAIDDEPLALEVIRSHAEKVSFLQLEDCFTNAFEALEFLHEQPVDLIFLDIKMPDISGLEFMEALAVKPMVVFTTAYSEHAVRSYELDALDYLLKPFSMPRFLKACNKAKERLELKSAPSGPGNPEAGYIFLKSGSEKIKVHFKDVLYIEAAGNYMTFVLTGQRILSRLTMQETLDLLPEELFARIHRSYIVAKGKVDKLERHQLHINGQTLPLSRVYAVSDEF; translated from the coding sequence ATGAAGGCGATAGCTATAGATGATGAACCCCTGGCCCTGGAGGTTATCCGGTCTCATGCCGAAAAGGTTTCTTTTCTCCAACTGGAGGATTGCTTTACCAACGCATTTGAGGCCCTGGAATTCCTGCATGAGCAGCCCGTTGACCTGATTTTCCTGGATATAAAAATGCCCGATATTTCGGGGCTGGAATTTATGGAAGCCCTCGCCGTAAAACCCATGGTGGTCTTTACAACGGCCTATTCCGAGCATGCGGTCAGGAGTTATGAACTGGACGCACTGGATTACCTGTTGAAGCCTTTTTCCATGCCCCGTTTCCTCAAAGCTTGTAATAAAGCAAAAGAACGGCTGGAGCTGAAAAGCGCCCCTTCCGGTCCGGGTAATCCTGAAGCGGGTTATATTTTCCTGAAATCAGGTAGTGAAAAGATCAAGGTTCACTTTAAAGATGTCCTTTATATTGAAGCCGCCGGAAATTACATGACGTTTGTACTCACCGGTCAACGGATCCTGTCACGGCTGACAATGCAGGAGACGCTGGACCTGCTCCCGGAAGAGTTATTTGCCCGAATCCATCGTTCTTATATAGTAGCAAAGGGCAAAGTCGATAAGCTGGAACGGCATCAGCTGCACATAAACGGGCAGACGCTTCCGCTTAGCCGGGTTTATGCCGTTAGTGATGAATTTTAG
- a CDS encoding phosphoribosylaminoimidazolesuccinocarboxamide synthase, whose protein sequence is MNNTLKRTSFEFPGQTSLYHGKVRDVYTINEDILVMVASDRISAFDVVLPEAIPYKGQVLNQVAARFLKATADLVPNWIIAVPDPNVSIGLRCEPFPVEMVIRGYLAGHAWREYRDGKRQLCGVPLPDGLKENDPLPRPIITPTTKASAGHDEDISREEIISQGLVPGALYSQLENYTYALFERGTEMAARQGLILVDTKYEFGMRNDQVYLMDEIHTPDSSRYFYAEGYGERQARGEIQKQLSKEFVRQWLIENGFQGLEGQQVPEMTPAIVQSISERYIELFEKVTGDKFIKPPQGSVTDRVRENILGFFEENSRGTENSA, encoded by the coding sequence ATGAACAACACCCTTAAAAGAACTTCTTTCGAATTTCCGGGGCAAACTTCCCTGTATCACGGCAAGGTCCGTGACGTTTACACCATCAATGAGGACATACTGGTCATGGTCGCCAGTGACCGCATTTCTGCTTTTGACGTAGTCCTTCCGGAGGCCATACCCTATAAAGGCCAGGTGCTGAACCAGGTGGCGGCCAGGTTCCTGAAGGCTACCGCCGACCTGGTACCTAACTGGATAATTGCCGTTCCTGATCCTAACGTAAGTATCGGGCTCAGGTGCGAGCCGTTCCCGGTGGAAATGGTCATACGCGGATACCTTGCAGGACATGCCTGGCGCGAATACAGGGACGGAAAAAGGCAGCTTTGCGGCGTTCCGCTGCCCGATGGGTTAAAGGAAAACGATCCGCTCCCCAGGCCCATTATCACTCCCACAACCAAAGCATCCGCCGGTCATGATGAGGATATTTCCAGGGAAGAGATCATCTCGCAGGGGCTGGTGCCCGGGGCGCTTTATTCCCAGTTGGAGAACTATACCTACGCCTTGTTTGAAAGGGGTACGGAAATGGCAGCCAGGCAGGGCCTTATCCTGGTAGATACCAAGTACGAATTCGGCATGAGAAATGATCAGGTTTACCTGATGGATGAAATACACACCCCTGATTCTTCCCGCTATTTTTATGCAGAGGGCTACGGCGAGCGGCAGGCCCGGGGCGAAATCCAGAAACAATTATCCAAAGAATTTGTTCGGCAATGGCTTATTGAGAATGGTTTCCAGGGCCTGGAAGGACAGCAGGTTCCGGAAATGACGCCTGCGATCGTACAATCAATTTCAGAGCGGTATATAGAGCTTTTTGAAAAAGTGACCGGCGATAAATTCATAAAGCCTCCCCAGGGTTCTGTTACCGATCGTGTCAGGGAAAATATCCTGGGGTTTTTTGAAGAAAATAGCAGGGGGACGGAAAATTCTGCTTAA
- a CDS encoding sensor histidine kinase: MKFRKAEFWAATIFLVIAVYLFIDGAQRNMSHTGPNSFIGHMEARFAEKGLAYDHLLNSLYPQIAICLVAYLAFIFLNNYVIPRYYPQKDYNRIGLLTLGAFVLTLTVFSLAFYYQDMLYESNLSYYFVRNAPVVAGLFCAYFLYAFIKKIIEFYLFNPEKQKSLFSRILRDTLLVLAVWFLVLAWIMGTNSMRTLGPVWIGIFPYAYALYQISLYRFIPRYENSREKPAPAIARAVLFAALLFLPFMLILASMGSHPGYLFISWLFSTAAAIGIAYIVYQQNKERILELVFLKKELGRVNSGLQFLRSQINPHFLFNALNTLYGTSLQENAAKTGEGIQKLGDMMRFMLHENHQDTISLAREIEYLEDYIHLQKLRLAQSESIRIETNIHDDLCFGHSIAPMLLIPFVENAFKHGISLRKSSWIKIALKCDNQRLYFDIYNSIHRKNEDDPERQNKGIGLENVRQRLMLIYQGKHELVIRENESEYFVHLTIELK, encoded by the coding sequence ATGAAATTCCGGAAAGCCGAATTCTGGGCAGCTACGATCTTCCTGGTAATCGCCGTTTACCTGTTTATTGACGGCGCCCAACGCAATATGTCCCATACGGGCCCCAATTCCTTCATCGGCCATATGGAAGCAAGATTCGCGGAAAAGGGCCTGGCATACGATCACCTGTTGAATTCCCTGTATCCCCAGATCGCTATATGCCTTGTCGCCTACCTCGCCTTTATTTTCCTCAACAATTATGTTATACCGCGTTATTACCCGCAAAAGGACTATAACCGGATAGGGCTCCTTACCCTGGGCGCCTTCGTTCTAACCCTCACTGTCTTTTCCCTGGCCTTTTATTACCAGGATATGCTCTATGAGAGCAACCTTTCCTATTATTTTGTCAGGAATGCCCCTGTGGTGGCCGGTTTATTCTGCGCCTACTTTTTATACGCCTTCATTAAAAAGATAATAGAATTTTACCTGTTCAACCCGGAGAAACAAAAATCACTGTTCAGCAGGATATTGCGGGATACGCTACTGGTTCTCGCAGTCTGGTTTCTTGTTTTGGCCTGGATCATGGGTACGAACAGTATGCGTACGCTCGGACCGGTATGGATCGGGATCTTTCCCTACGCATACGCACTCTACCAGATAAGCCTTTACCGGTTTATTCCAAGGTATGAGAACAGCAGGGAAAAACCGGCTCCGGCTATTGCACGGGCTGTCCTTTTCGCTGCACTACTGTTCCTTCCTTTTATGCTTATTCTCGCTTCCATGGGAAGTCATCCGGGTTACCTGTTTATTTCCTGGCTTTTTTCTACGGCGGCGGCCATAGGTATCGCGTACATTGTGTACCAGCAGAATAAGGAACGGATCTTAGAGCTTGTATTTCTTAAAAAGGAGCTGGGCAGGGTCAATTCCGGCCTGCAATTCCTGCGTTCCCAGATTAACCCGCACTTCCTTTTCAATGCCCTGAATACGCTTTATGGCACTTCCCTGCAGGAAAACGCGGCCAAAACGGGCGAAGGCATTCAGAAGCTGGGCGATATGATGCGGTTCATGCTGCATGAAAATCACCAGGATACGATCAGCCTGGCAAGGGAAATAGAGTACCTGGAAGATTATATTCACCTGCAAAAGCTGCGGCTGGCCCAATCGGAAAGTATCCGGATTGAAACAAATATTCATGACGACCTTTGCTTCGGGCATTCCATTGCGCCAATGTTGCTCATTCCCTTTGTGGAAAATGCTTTCAAGCATGGGATCAGCCTCCGGAAAAGTTCCTGGATAAAAATTGCGCTCAAATGTGACAACCAGCGGCTTTATTTCGATATTTACAATAGCATTCACCGGAAAAACGAGGATGACCCGGAAAGACAGAATAAAGGTATTGGCCTGGAAAACGTAAGGCAGCGATTAATGCTTATTTACCAGGGGAAGCACGAACTTGTCATCAGGGAAAATGAAAGCGAATATTTTGTTCACCTGACCATTGAACTGAAATGA
- a CDS encoding PhoH family protein, producing the protein MSEIHLSLEQADPAILWGTNNEHFEILKKRFPKLKIVARGTQVKVLGDEKETALFTTKFDQLLQHLEKYNRISSSDFEQILNLEKEPSANGSDAVREVGLGEVIVYGPNGNMVRARSENQLRMVEGAYKNDILFAIGPAGTGKTYTAVALAVRALKNREVKRIILTRPAVEAGENLGFLPGDLKEKIDPYLRPLYDALDDMIPQEKLKVYLENRTIEIAPLAFMRGRTLDNAFVILDEAQNATDLQLKMFLTRMGPTAKFIVTGDVTQIDLPKKQQSGLLHAMEILNDIRGIEFIRLTGKDVVRHKLVRKILEAYGDINKND; encoded by the coding sequence GTGAGTGAAATACATTTAAGCTTAGAGCAGGCCGATCCTGCTATCCTCTGGGGAACAAATAATGAGCATTTTGAGATCCTGAAGAAACGTTTTCCGAAATTAAAGATCGTAGCCAGGGGAACCCAGGTTAAAGTGCTGGGTGACGAAAAGGAAACCGCGCTGTTTACTACGAAATTCGATCAGTTGCTGCAGCACCTGGAAAAATATAATCGTATCAGTTCCAGCGATTTTGAGCAGATACTTAACCTTGAAAAGGAACCCTCTGCCAATGGAAGCGATGCCGTCCGGGAAGTAGGTTTGGGAGAAGTGATCGTGTACGGGCCGAACGGGAATATGGTGCGGGCGCGGAGTGAAAACCAGCTCCGTATGGTGGAAGGAGCATATAAAAATGATATTCTCTTTGCCATAGGTCCCGCCGGAACGGGAAAAACCTATACAGCGGTAGCGCTGGCAGTACGGGCGCTTAAAAACAGGGAGGTAAAGCGGATCATACTGACCCGGCCCGCCGTAGAGGCGGGGGAAAACCTGGGCTTTCTTCCGGGTGATCTCAAAGAAAAAATAGATCCTTATCTTCGCCCCCTTTATGATGCACTGGACGATATGATCCCCCAGGAAAAGCTCAAGGTATATCTTGAAAACAGGACCATCGAAATTGCCCCGCTTGCGTTTATGAGGGGCAGGACGTTGGATAATGCCTTTGTGATCCTGGACGAAGCACAAAATGCCACGGATTTGCAGCTGAAAATGTTCCTGACGCGCATGGGGCCTACCGCCAAGTTCATTGTAACCGGCGACGTAACGCAGATTGACCTGCCAAAGAAGCAGCAATCGGGACTCCTTCATGCTATGGAGATCCTTAATGATATCCGGGGAATTGAATTTATCCGGCTTACCGGGAAAGATGTGGTCCGCCATAAACTCGTCAGGAAAATACTGGAAGCCTACGGGGATATAAATAAGAATGATTGA
- a CDS encoding AIR synthase related protein encodes MNNDLRYSRRGVSAAKEDVHAAIKHIDKGIFPKAFCKIIPDILGGEDGYCNIMHADGAGTKSSLAYTYWKETGDMSVWKGIAQDAIVMNTDDLLCVGATDNILLSSTIGRNKNLVPGEVIAALINGTEEILEELRSYGIGIYSTGGETADVGDLVRTLIVDSTVSCRMKRKEVISNDRIAAGDVIVGLASFGQARYESEYNGGMGSNGLTSARHDVFNKEIARKYPESYDPAVPAELVFSGGKKLTDTISISFYDSAGSASREVQATAGKLVLSPTRTYAPVIKKMLELYRPQIHGMVHCSGGAQTKVLHFIENLHVVKDNMFPCPPLFHLIQEQSGTPWEEMYKVFNMGHRMELYVPEIVADELVAISQSFGVDAQVIGRVAPFAGKKVTIRSEFGEFSYE; translated from the coding sequence ATGAACAATGACCTTCGTTACAGCAGGCGCGGGGTTTCCGCCGCCAAAGAAGACGTGCATGCAGCCATAAAGCACATAGATAAAGGCATTTTCCCTAAAGCCTTCTGTAAGATCATTCCCGATATACTGGGCGGAGAGGATGGTTACTGCAATATCATGCATGCCGACGGAGCTGGTACGAAATCTTCCCTGGCCTATACCTACTGGAAAGAAACCGGGGATATGAGCGTATGGAAAGGTATTGCCCAGGACGCCATCGTCATGAATACCGATGACCTGCTTTGCGTGGGCGCTACTGACAACATCCTGCTTTCTTCCACGATAGGGCGGAATAAGAACCTGGTGCCCGGCGAAGTGATTGCGGCCCTGATCAACGGTACGGAAGAGATCCTTGAAGAACTGCGTTCCTACGGTATCGGCATTTATTCCACCGGCGGCGAAACTGCCGATGTAGGGGACCTGGTAAGGACATTGATCGTTGATTCTACCGTAAGCTGCCGCATGAAGCGGAAAGAAGTGATCAGCAATGACCGGATAGCGGCAGGCGACGTCATCGTAGGCCTGGCTTCTTTCGGGCAGGCTCGTTATGAAAGCGAGTATAACGGCGGCATGGGAAGTAATGGCCTTACTTCTGCACGTCATGATGTATTCAATAAGGAAATCGCCCGGAAGTACCCGGAAAGTTATGACCCGGCGGTCCCTGCTGAACTGGTATTCAGCGGAGGCAAAAAACTAACAGACACCATCAGCATTTCTTTCTATGACAGCGCGGGAAGTGCCTCCAGGGAAGTGCAGGCAACAGCCGGGAAGCTGGTACTCTCCCCTACCCGCACCTATGCACCGGTCATAAAGAAAATGCTCGAATTATACCGGCCGCAGATCCACGGCATGGTCCATTGCAGCGGAGGCGCGCAAACGAAAGTGCTGCATTTTATTGAAAACCTGCATGTGGTCAAGGACAATATGTTCCCCTGCCCTCCGCTGTTCCACCTTATCCAGGAACAATCCGGTACCCCTTGGGAAGAAATGTACAAGGTCTTCAACATGGGGCATCGCATGGAACTCTACGTTCCGGAAATAGTGGCCGACGAGCTGGTAGCCATTTCTCAAAGCTTTGGGGTGGATGCACAGGTAATCGGCCGGGTAGCACCTTTCGCTGGCAAAAAAGTCACAATCCGTTCCGAATTCGGGGAATTCTCTTATGAGTGA
- a CDS encoding SAM hydrolase/SAM-dependent halogenase family protein gives MAIITLTTDLGHRDFYQSAVKGAILSKLPDVKIVDISHQIAPFDVAQAAYVTRNACRFFPPGSIHILGVDAHYQERPRYLALLHEEQYFIGPDNGIFSLLFDEIPGKIVEIAIPPDPAFVHFPLLDILVKAATHLAGGRLLEELGRSVQDINQRGFLQPVYEPGLIRGSVIHIDSFQNVITNITRKLFEEVGKGRPFELFFSRNESITAISRHYNEVPEGEKLCLFGISSYLEIAINKGNASGLLGLSIGDIIIIQFDEPG, from the coding sequence ATGGCAATTATCACCCTTACTACCGATTTGGGGCACCGCGATTTTTACCAAAGTGCCGTTAAGGGGGCGATTCTATCGAAGTTGCCGGACGTAAAGATAGTAGATATTTCTCATCAAATTGCGCCTTTTGATGTGGCGCAGGCTGCTTACGTGACAAGAAATGCCTGCCGTTTTTTTCCGCCGGGCAGTATCCATATCCTGGGCGTGGATGCTCACTACCAGGAACGTCCCCGGTACCTGGCTCTTCTGCATGAAGAACAGTATTTTATCGGGCCTGATAATGGTATATTTTCTCTTTTATTCGATGAAATTCCGGGAAAGATCGTGGAAATCGCTATTCCTCCCGATCCCGCTTTTGTACATTTCCCGCTGCTGGACATCCTGGTAAAAGCCGCCACTCACCTGGCCGGAGGAAGATTGCTTGAGGAACTGGGCCGTTCTGTGCAGGATATCAACCAGCGGGGCTTCCTTCAGCCGGTATATGAACCGGGGCTGATCCGCGGAAGTGTCATCCATATTGATTCTTTTCAGAACGTAATTACCAATATCACCAGGAAGTTATTTGAAGAGGTAGGAAAAGGGCGGCCGTTTGAATTATTCTTCAGTCGGAACGAATCCATTACTGCCATCAGCAGGCATTATAACGAGGTCCCGGAAGGCGAAAAACTCTGCCTCTTCGGTATCAGCAGCTACCTGGAAATTGCTATCAATAAAGGCAATGCGTCCGGCCTTCTCGGCCTCAGCATAGGTGACATCATTATTATTCAATTTGACGAGCCTGGTTAA